From one Dermacentor andersoni chromosome 1, qqDerAnde1_hic_scaffold, whole genome shotgun sequence genomic stretch:
- the LOC129381767 gene encoding uncharacterized protein — translation MRLCSSHLFGVLRGRCNEPGRDCKRYTILRLSESHNRVRCDYCDHVPNAHGKICDLETKNAAEAKAQCNVPGTVFEASVSDETMEACTSSLSSVQYEKTVPVGASIENESVGMPVQNHSLAALKTPHRGPMWKSSQLTAQWLRWTQRSAILNAAKLCVEMELRFACKVGKLEN, via the exons ATGCGTTTGTGCAGCAGTCACCTTTTCGGTGTGTTGCGCGGTCGCTGCAACGAGCCGGGTCGTGACTGCAAGCGATACACTATTCTGCGCCTGTCGGAAAGTCACAACCGGGTGAGGTGTGACTATTGTGACCACGTCCcaaatgcacacggaaaaataTGTGACCTCG AAACGAAAAATGCAGCCGAGGCAAAGGCGCAATGCAATGTGCCAGGCACCGTGTTCGAGGCCTCAGTGTCAGATGAAACCATGGAAGCTTGTACATCTAGTCTCTCCTCAGTGCAATATG aGAAGACTGTCCCAGTGGGTGcctccatagaaaatgaatcggTCGGCATGCCTGTGCAAAATCACAGCCTGGCTGCTCTAAAG ACTCCGCACCGTGGCCCCATGTGGAAGAGCTCCCAATTGACAGCCCAGTGGTTGCGATGGACACAGAGATCTGCGATACTGAATGCGGCCAAG CTCTGCGTTGAAATGGAGCTTCGTTTTGCATGCAAGGTTGGGAAGCTCGAAAATTAG